Proteins co-encoded in one Pyxidicoccus xibeiensis genomic window:
- a CDS encoding response regulator transcription factor, whose product MTYASLHMAHLLLIDDDVALLDVLSLSFEDAGHRVTCARDGREGLERLRQDKPDLIVSDVNMPGVDGFTLCRGLRGAGDATPLILLTSRDSEIDEALGLELGADDYVSKPFSTRVLLARVAALLRREELRGGGTARSPRLVRGALELDAERLEARYQGTPVRVTVTEFRLLESLARRPGVLFSREKLLQLTRDDDSIVVDRIIDTYVRRLRRKLEAVDPAFDCIETVVGVGYRWKEG is encoded by the coding sequence GTGACATACGCTTCCCTGCACATGGCGCACCTGCTGCTCATCGACGACGACGTGGCGCTGCTCGACGTGCTGTCCCTGTCCTTCGAGGACGCGGGCCACCGGGTGACGTGCGCACGGGACGGCAGGGAGGGGCTGGAGCGGCTGCGCCAGGACAAGCCGGACCTCATCGTCAGCGACGTCAACATGCCGGGCGTGGACGGCTTCACGCTCTGCCGGGGGCTGCGTGGCGCGGGGGACGCGACGCCGCTCATCCTCCTCACCTCGCGCGACAGTGAAATCGACGAGGCGCTGGGGCTGGAGCTGGGGGCGGACGACTACGTGAGCAAGCCCTTCAGCACCCGGGTGCTCCTGGCGCGCGTGGCGGCCCTGCTGCGCCGGGAGGAGCTGCGCGGAGGCGGGACGGCCCGGAGCCCCCGGCTGGTGCGGGGCGCGCTGGAGCTGGACGCGGAGCGACTGGAGGCGCGCTACCAGGGCACTCCGGTGCGCGTCACCGTCACGGAGTTCCGGCTGCTGGAGTCGCTCGCCCGGAGGCCGGGGGTGCTGTTCTCGCGGGAGAAGCTGCTGCAGCTCACGCGGGACGATGACTCCATCGTCGTGGACCGCATCATCGACACATACGTGCGGCGGCTGCGACGGAAGCTGGAGGCGGTGGACCCGGCGTTCGACTGCATCGAGACGGTGGTGGGTGTGGGCTACCGGTGGAAGGAAGGGTGA
- a CDS encoding acyl-CoA synthetase: protein MPPSAPRNMSDYEATRRDFRWERPEHFNFATDVVDRHARERPDALAMLWSDEAGRERRFTWEDLRQHSLHAARFLAGQGLRKGDRTFIIMPRVPEWWFLVLGCIRAGIVFMPGTPMLTVKDIRYRLEAASASAVIADVGCLDRFEGLAGAGRVKTWVAVGEGAPSPWVRYSVDADVGAQAAGFEPTRAEDPLLIYFTSGTTGMPKMVLHTQASYGLGHVITGRYWLDLTPEDRHLTLSDTGWAKCAWGKLFGPWSQGACNVVYDFRGRFEPAKLLGVLESQRVTTFCAPPTAWRALVLQELKGFDLSSLRHTVSAGEPLNPEVIDSWKAATGLHIREGYGQTETVMVVGMFPSVEPRVGSMGKPSPGFTVGIIDDTGREVADGQEGDIAVRVAPERPVGLFQEYLGDDAANQACRRGDWYVTGDRAVRDAEGYFWFVGRADDVIKTSGYRVGPFEVESALLEHAAVAESAVIGVPDEKIGQRIKAYVVLAPGHVASQALAKELQEHVKHTTAPYKYPRDIEFVTELPKTVSGKIRRAELRATPPKPA from the coding sequence ATGCCCCCGTCCGCACCGCGCAACATGAGTGACTACGAGGCCACCCGCCGCGACTTCCGGTGGGAGCGGCCCGAGCACTTCAACTTCGCCACCGACGTGGTGGACCGGCACGCCCGCGAGCGGCCGGACGCGCTGGCGATGCTCTGGTCCGACGAGGCGGGACGGGAGCGGCGCTTCACCTGGGAGGACCTGCGGCAGCACTCGCTGCACGCCGCGCGCTTCCTCGCGGGGCAGGGGCTGCGCAAGGGGGACAGGACGTTCATCATCATGCCGCGCGTACCGGAGTGGTGGTTCCTGGTGCTGGGGTGCATCCGCGCGGGCATCGTCTTCATGCCCGGCACGCCCATGCTCACCGTCAAGGACATCCGCTACCGGCTGGAGGCCGCGAGCGCCAGCGCCGTCATCGCCGACGTGGGCTGCCTGGACCGCTTCGAGGGGCTGGCGGGCGCGGGCCGGGTGAAGACCTGGGTGGCGGTGGGGGAGGGCGCGCCCTCGCCGTGGGTGCGCTACTCGGTAGACGCGGACGTGGGCGCGCAGGCGGCGGGCTTCGAGCCCACACGCGCGGAGGACCCGCTGCTCATCTACTTCACGTCCGGCACCACGGGCATGCCGAAGATGGTGCTGCACACGCAGGCAAGCTACGGGCTGGGCCACGTGATTACCGGGCGGTACTGGCTGGATTTGACGCCGGAGGACCGGCACCTGACGCTGAGCGACACCGGCTGGGCGAAGTGCGCGTGGGGCAAGCTCTTCGGGCCGTGGAGCCAGGGGGCGTGCAACGTCGTCTACGACTTCCGGGGGCGGTTCGAGCCGGCGAAGCTGCTCGGGGTGCTGGAGTCCCAGCGCGTCACCACCTTCTGCGCGCCGCCCACCGCGTGGCGGGCCCTGGTGCTGCAGGAGCTGAAGGGCTTCGACCTGTCCTCGCTGCGGCACACGGTGAGCGCGGGCGAGCCGCTCAACCCGGAGGTCATCGACTCGTGGAAGGCGGCCACGGGGCTGCACATCCGCGAGGGCTACGGGCAGACGGAGACGGTGATGGTGGTGGGCATGTTCCCCTCGGTGGAGCCGCGCGTGGGCTCCATGGGCAAGCCGTCGCCGGGCTTCACGGTGGGCATCATCGACGACACGGGCCGCGAGGTGGCGGACGGGCAGGAGGGCGACATCGCCGTGCGCGTGGCGCCGGAGCGGCCGGTGGGCCTGTTCCAGGAGTACCTGGGGGATGACGCCGCCAACCAGGCCTGCCGGCGGGGGGACTGGTACGTGACGGGAGACAGGGCGGTGCGGGACGCGGAGGGCTACTTCTGGTTCGTGGGCCGCGCGGACGACGTCATCAAGACGTCCGGCTACCGGGTGGGCCCCTTCGAGGTAGAGTCCGCGCTGCTGGAGCACGCGGCGGTGGCGGAGTCGGCCGTCATCGGCGTGCCGGACGAGAAGATTGGCCAGCGCATCAAGGCGTACGTGGTGCTGGCCCCGGGCCACGTCGCCTCCCAGGCGCTGGCGAAGGAGCTCCAGGAGCACGTGAAGCACACCACGGCGCCGTACAAGTATCCGCGCGACATCGAGTTCGTCACCGAGCTGCCCAAGACGGTGAGCGGCAAGATTCGGCGCGCGGAGCTGCGGGCCACGCCGCCGAAGCCCGCGTAG
- a CDS encoding cupin-like domain-containing protein translates to MDKPRLSHEWRLWLVENLALGLGEDAARQALVGAGVAEDVAREEVAAVAAHPYFQACQRLGRRYAWMESVMDSYSNLHRQAGHHRALEKRADLTPEAFFTQYYFGHRPVVLTGMMGDWPALGRWSLSYLAEKAGDAEVEVMTGRNANPEHSPQAEKHRTSMRFRDYLRMVATGGETNDYYMVPRNENWRRDALAPLREDVRAPRGIIAPEIRPDMMTLLLGPAGTVTPLHHDNMNVLLAQVMGRKHVRMVPSFQRHLVYSRLGTFSHVDAGNPDLKAFPLYAEANVVEAVVEPGELLFIPLGWWHWVRALDVSASVTFHHFQVPGGNTYLPEPR, encoded by the coding sequence ATGGATAAGCCCCGCCTCTCCCACGAGTGGCGGTTGTGGTTGGTTGAAAACCTGGCGCTGGGGCTGGGCGAGGACGCGGCGCGACAGGCCCTGGTGGGTGCCGGCGTGGCGGAGGACGTCGCGCGTGAGGAGGTGGCGGCCGTGGCGGCCCACCCCTACTTCCAGGCCTGCCAGCGCCTGGGGCGCCGGTATGCCTGGATGGAGTCCGTCATGGACTCGTACAGCAACCTCCACCGCCAGGCCGGGCACCACCGGGCCCTGGAGAAGCGGGCGGACCTCACCCCGGAGGCGTTCTTCACCCAGTACTACTTCGGCCACCGGCCGGTGGTGCTGACGGGGATGATGGGGGACTGGCCCGCGCTGGGCCGCTGGTCCCTGTCCTACCTGGCGGAGAAGGCGGGGGACGCGGAGGTGGAGGTGATGACGGGGCGCAACGCGAACCCGGAGCACTCCCCCCAGGCGGAGAAGCACCGCACCTCCATGCGCTTTCGCGACTACCTGCGCATGGTGGCGACGGGGGGCGAGACGAACGACTACTACATGGTGCCGCGCAACGAGAACTGGCGCCGGGACGCGCTGGCGCCCTTGCGCGAAGACGTGCGCGCCCCGCGGGGCATCATCGCCCCGGAAATCCGCCCGGACATGATGACGCTGCTCCTGGGCCCCGCGGGCACCGTCACCCCGCTGCACCACGACAACATGAACGTGCTGCTGGCGCAGGTGATGGGCCGCAAGCACGTGCGGATGGTGCCCTCCTTCCAGCGGCACCTCGTGTACTCGCGCCTGGGCACCTTCAGCCACGTGGACGCGGGCAACCCGGACCTGAAGGCCTTCCCCCTCTACGCGGAGGCCAACGTGGTGGAGGCGGTGGTGGAGCCGGGGGAGCTGCTCTTCATCCCCCTGGGCTGGTGGCACTGGGTGCGCGCCCTGGACGTGAGCGCGTCCGTGACGTTCCACCACTTCCAGGTGCCCGGCGGAAATACGTACCTGCCCGAGCCCCGGTAG
- a CDS encoding RNA polymerase sigma factor, whose product MANLFNRERRRFEAFIRQHRPGLLGLARRLCARSSLEPEDLVQETFERAMPEFEHLKDRTDSAAAAWLCTTMTNRFLDYCRRQRTESRGLPHLALVQDMAGTPEEPRENWELVHTEGFQKAIDQLKPHLRDAYRLHAEGKRYTAIAEHFNVPVGTVGSWLTLARRDLKELLLPQVAVAREQGATSS is encoded by the coding sequence ATGGCAAACCTCTTCAACCGGGAGCGGAGACGCTTTGAAGCGTTCATCCGTCAGCACCGGCCGGGCCTGTTGGGCCTGGCCCGCCGGTTGTGCGCCCGCTCCAGTCTGGAGCCGGAGGACCTGGTTCAGGAGACCTTCGAGCGGGCGATGCCGGAGTTCGAGCACCTGAAGGACAGGACGGACTCGGCGGCAGCGGCCTGGCTGTGTACGACCATGACGAACCGCTTCCTGGACTACTGCCGCCGTCAGCGGACGGAGTCCCGGGGGCTGCCTCACCTGGCGCTGGTGCAGGACATGGCGGGTACACCGGAGGAGCCCCGGGAGAACTGGGAGCTGGTGCACACCGAGGGTTTCCAGAAGGCGATTGATCAGCTCAAGCCGCACCTGCGTGACGCCTACCGGCTGCACGCGGAGGGCAAGCGGTACACGGCCATCGCCGAGCATTTCAACGTTCCCGTGGGCACCGTGGGCAGTTGGCTCACGCTGGCGCGCCGGGACCTGAAGGAACTGCTGCTGCCCCAGGTGGCGGTAGCCCGGGAGCAGGGGGCGACGAGCTCATGA
- a CDS encoding CHAT domain-containing protein, whose product MLKPAYDKLLVLALATPVLVLTVFLARAPSKGSGGGVPAQFWAERRASARIEARLTHPEADKHRPRTSSGGCPVPPEPIPLRELARLEEAGDWGGIAAAYALQGEWNQAASFLERMPESPDRDSDLAAVHLARGAHEQALRLLDAVLTSHPKHPQALWNRALVLQEMGLTMKAAETYEQVATLNEQGWGREAHAHALTLREETLERARRWQAARDATLALMEDGAQKPLPLEEARQHPGVVRQNLYDVVRSATSKERALELLPLAQELDKLQGGSAMSDYVRRVAARDFARRGPLAKGYAELVKGHLGELERVRQQARASGEGDVFLGTLLLAKATQGPNLEEARAEVGRQQDPWLQLIIERELARKEVAEGTWWKAEQRIFAALQRCREGAFSARCVDLELRLTMLYIDLQRLTEAEQHARTAWSWARQLREWHLEFTALETLVHAARSRNDFASARAYVEEWAARGGRNGDCYWSRVNLAHIYYLDAKLEPARRELDAAVSCPGAKLDPMFAATLAELARTHQGPNDLELLKRAIGGTQTLVYELPGHFSYARYLEGRYVMEQDRARGEALLRQTIDETKKLPRSDTLAREAWALSNSTLISEAGRAGDFPKALALMVDQLDTPAPKRCSLGLSVHGERTTIVVQGPGGEVKGHYDADRKESFARISSSRLIPEPLRQVLRGCEQVDVFAWPPVLGRTDLFPAEVAWSFRLGRGARAQAAAPTPQRLVVSSVEAPSLLQLPRLPAWTPPPDPEPTAMQVLTGSEATPSRVLASMKAATEIEIHAHGLVDPTISDASLVVLSPEGDGRYALTADAVREQKLSGAPLVFLAACSAGRTTTSASYEPFSLPAAFIDAGARAVLASTVDIPDAAGRFFDGVRQRIRAGTAPALALRDERVKWLTRDARAAWTRHILLIETGD is encoded by the coding sequence ATGTTGAAGCCGGCGTACGACAAACTCCTGGTGCTGGCGCTGGCTACGCCCGTGCTCGTCCTGACGGTCTTCCTGGCGCGGGCTCCCTCCAAGGGGAGTGGTGGCGGCGTGCCGGCCCAGTTCTGGGCCGAGCGGCGCGCGTCCGCCCGTATCGAGGCCCGGCTGACGCACCCGGAGGCAGACAAGCACCGGCCGCGCACGTCGTCCGGTGGCTGTCCCGTGCCCCCCGAGCCCATCCCCCTGAGGGAGCTGGCGCGGCTGGAGGAGGCCGGGGACTGGGGTGGCATCGCCGCCGCCTATGCCCTGCAGGGCGAGTGGAACCAGGCGGCCTCCTTCCTGGAGCGGATGCCCGAGTCCCCGGACCGCGACAGCGACCTGGCCGCGGTGCACCTGGCGCGCGGCGCCCACGAGCAGGCCCTGCGGCTGCTGGACGCGGTGCTGACCTCCCACCCCAAGCACCCCCAGGCGCTGTGGAACCGCGCGCTGGTGCTCCAGGAGATGGGGCTCACCATGAAGGCGGCGGAGACCTACGAGCAGGTCGCCACGCTCAACGAGCAGGGCTGGGGCCGCGAGGCGCACGCGCACGCGCTCACCCTGCGCGAGGAGACGCTGGAGCGCGCCCGCAGGTGGCAGGCCGCGCGGGACGCCACGCTGGCGCTGATGGAGGACGGCGCCCAGAAGCCGCTGCCGCTGGAGGAGGCGCGCCAGCACCCCGGCGTCGTCCGGCAGAACCTCTATGACGTGGTGCGCTCGGCCACCTCCAAGGAGCGTGCGCTGGAGCTGCTGCCGCTGGCGCAGGAGCTGGACAAGCTGCAGGGCGGCTCCGCCATGAGCGACTACGTGCGGCGCGTGGCGGCGCGGGACTTCGCGCGGCGCGGCCCGCTGGCGAAGGGCTACGCGGAGCTGGTGAAGGGCCACCTGGGCGAGCTGGAGCGGGTGCGGCAGCAGGCCCGCGCCTCCGGCGAGGGCGACGTCTTCCTGGGCACGCTGCTGCTGGCCAAGGCCACGCAGGGGCCCAACCTGGAGGAGGCGCGCGCGGAGGTGGGCCGCCAGCAGGACCCGTGGCTCCAGCTCATCATCGAGCGCGAGCTGGCCCGCAAGGAGGTGGCGGAGGGCACGTGGTGGAAGGCCGAGCAGCGCATCTTCGCCGCGCTCCAGCGCTGCCGCGAGGGGGCCTTCTCCGCGCGCTGCGTGGACCTGGAGCTGCGCCTGACGATGCTCTACATCGACCTGCAGCGGCTCACCGAGGCGGAGCAGCACGCGCGCACCGCGTGGTCCTGGGCGCGCCAGCTGCGCGAGTGGCACCTGGAGTTCACCGCGCTGGAGACGCTGGTGCACGCGGCGCGCTCGCGCAACGACTTCGCCAGCGCCCGGGCCTATGTGGAGGAGTGGGCCGCGCGGGGCGGGCGCAACGGGGACTGCTACTGGTCCCGCGTCAACCTGGCGCACATCTACTACCTGGACGCCAAGCTGGAGCCCGCGCGCCGGGAGCTGGACGCGGCGGTCTCATGCCCGGGCGCGAAGCTGGACCCGATGTTCGCGGCGACGCTGGCGGAGCTGGCCCGCACGCACCAGGGGCCGAACGACCTGGAGCTGCTCAAGCGCGCCATCGGCGGCACCCAGACGCTCGTCTACGAGCTGCCGGGGCACTTCTCGTATGCGCGCTACCTCGAGGGCCGCTACGTGATGGAGCAGGACCGCGCGCGCGGCGAGGCGCTGCTGCGGCAGACCATCGACGAGACGAAGAAGCTGCCGCGCAGCGACACGCTGGCGCGCGAGGCCTGGGCGCTGAGCAACTCCACGCTCATCTCCGAGGCGGGACGCGCGGGGGACTTCCCCAAGGCGCTGGCGCTGATGGTGGACCAGCTGGACACGCCCGCGCCGAAGCGCTGCTCGCTGGGGCTGTCCGTCCACGGTGAGCGCACGACGATTGTCGTGCAGGGGCCGGGCGGCGAGGTGAAGGGGCACTACGACGCGGACCGCAAGGAGAGCTTCGCGCGCATCAGCTCGTCGCGCCTCATCCCGGAGCCGCTGCGGCAGGTGCTCCGCGGCTGCGAGCAGGTGGACGTCTTCGCGTGGCCGCCGGTGCTGGGGCGCACGGACCTGTTCCCCGCGGAGGTGGCCTGGAGCTTCCGGCTGGGCCGGGGCGCGCGGGCCCAGGCGGCGGCGCCGACGCCGCAGCGGCTGGTCGTCTCCAGCGTGGAGGCACCCTCGCTGCTCCAGCTCCCCCGGCTGCCGGCCTGGACGCCGCCGCCGGACCCGGAGCCCACGGCGATGCAGGTGCTCACCGGCTCGGAGGCCACGCCCTCGCGCGTGCTGGCCAGCATGAAGGCCGCCACCGAAATCGAGATTCACGCTCACGGCCTGGTGGACCCCACCATCTCCGACGCGTCGCTGGTGGTGCTCTCCCCCGAGGGAGACGGCCGCTACGCGCTCACCGCGGACGCCGTGCGCGAGCAGAAGCTGTCGGGCGCGCCCCTGGTGTTCCTGGCCGCGTGCAGCGCGGGCCGCACCACCACGTCCGCCTCCTACGAGCCGTTCAGCCTGCCCGCCGCCTTCATCGACGCGGGCGCGCGGGCGGTGCTGGCCTCCACCGTGGACATCCCCGACGCGGCCGGCCGCTTCTTCGACGGCGTGCGCCAGCGCATCCGCGCGGGCACCGCCCCCGCCCTGGCCCTGCGCGACGAGCGGGTGAAGTGGCTGACGCGAGACGCCCGCGCCGCCTGGACGCGGCACATCCTGCTCATCGAGACGGGGGACTGA
- a CDS encoding metallophosphoesterase, translating into MSRRQFVLGSTAVLATPYVEKVVRPKGGTWEFEISRVDVALRGLDPAHEGLRVAQLSDLHIGPSTPDGRIIHAVRMLEREGVDLVVLTGDYVTNKGDPLERVQELLTGIHIPAFAVLGNHDHWTAPAYLRQGLERANITVLQNTHTVTRIRGAPLTVLGVDDARSGHADVEATFRGAPTSGSRLVLAHTPITADSLPESQGLLCLSGHTHGGQVYVRGITERVYAALDSPYVRGRYDLRGNVLYVNRGLGYGRGGRKYRIGADPEMSIFTLRRFEA; encoded by the coding sequence ATGAGTCGAAGGCAGTTCGTCCTGGGCAGCACGGCAGTGCTCGCCACCCCGTATGTGGAGAAGGTCGTGCGTCCGAAAGGAGGAACCTGGGAGTTCGAAATCTCGCGAGTGGACGTGGCCCTCCGGGGCCTGGACCCGGCGCACGAGGGGCTCCGGGTGGCCCAGCTATCGGACCTGCACATCGGCCCGTCGACGCCGGACGGGCGCATCATCCACGCGGTGCGGATGCTGGAGCGCGAGGGCGTGGACCTGGTCGTCCTCACGGGGGACTACGTGACGAACAAGGGAGACCCGCTGGAGCGCGTGCAGGAGCTCCTCACGGGCATCCACATCCCCGCCTTCGCGGTGCTCGGCAACCATGACCACTGGACGGCGCCGGCCTACCTGCGCCAGGGCCTGGAGCGCGCGAACATCACCGTGCTCCAGAACACGCACACGGTGACCCGGATACGGGGCGCCCCGCTGACCGTGCTCGGCGTGGATGACGCGCGCAGCGGCCACGCGGACGTGGAGGCCACGTTCCGGGGCGCGCCGACGTCGGGCTCGCGCCTGGTGCTCGCGCACACGCCCATCACCGCCGACTCCCTGCCGGAGTCCCAGGGCCTGCTCTGCCTGTCGGGCCACACGCACGGCGGACAGGTCTACGTCCGGGGCATCACCGAGCGGGTCTATGCCGCGCTCGACTCGCCCTATGTGCGTGGGCGCTACGACTTGCGAGGCAACGTGCTCTACGTGAATCGCGGCCTGGGCTACGGACGCGGTGGCCGGAAATACCGCATCGGCGCGGACCCGGAAATGTCCATCTTCACCCTCCGCCGCTTCGAGGCGTGA
- a CDS encoding zf-HC2 domain-containing protein gives MNTTPCSKLHLFVDGELSATEADAFRNHLTRCADCEVGLRDLLQLELLATRALAGTEAEAPEGGGKVTRLRPWLSRAYRTAVPVALAAGLAAVGVVRMQAEPELPGEVWLASATERTLDARLSHPKADRFLPYVPMRGTAHSMDVLPLRPLAELEERKDFSGIAAAYALRGDWQQAEAFLARAPESADKDNDRAVVVMRRQRWEEALGLLGGALRQEPKHAQALWNRGLALHGRGLLKQAEASFREVAALPDQDEGWKQEAEARANDLRNKRESEGARWRQLVSEASAQLSEGKADVAQLVQQPAVAREALYETVRTATTPGAVTALLPLAAELDRVGGGTVLQDYVNDMAARDFAVRAPLAREYAKLLKGEGTPGVLDTLRRSQEWDLYFGALVHTGEAAKDAEALQALQRFAYGSRDPWLSMLAERERARSEDLAGRQSSAEQMLLATLRSCEAHRKLLNCSEIY, from the coding sequence ATGAACACGACACCATGCAGCAAGCTGCATCTCTTCGTAGACGGCGAGCTGTCGGCGACGGAGGCGGATGCATTCCGCAACCACCTGACGCGGTGTGCCGACTGTGAAGTGGGGCTGAGGGATTTGCTCCAGCTGGAGCTGCTCGCGACGAGGGCGCTGGCGGGCACGGAGGCGGAGGCGCCGGAGGGCGGCGGCAAGGTGACGCGGCTGCGGCCGTGGCTGAGCCGGGCGTACCGGACGGCGGTACCGGTGGCGCTGGCGGCGGGGCTGGCGGCGGTGGGGGTGGTGCGGATGCAGGCGGAGCCGGAGCTGCCGGGTGAGGTGTGGCTGGCGAGCGCGACGGAGCGGACGCTGGACGCGCGGCTGAGCCACCCGAAGGCGGACCGCTTCCTGCCGTACGTGCCGATGCGCGGCACGGCGCACTCCATGGACGTGCTGCCGCTGCGGCCGCTGGCGGAGCTGGAGGAGCGCAAGGACTTCAGTGGCATCGCCGCGGCGTACGCGCTGCGCGGGGACTGGCAGCAGGCGGAGGCCTTCCTGGCGCGGGCGCCGGAGTCGGCGGACAAGGACAATGACCGCGCGGTGGTGGTGATGCGCCGGCAGCGGTGGGAGGAGGCGCTGGGCCTGCTGGGCGGGGCGCTGCGCCAGGAGCCGAAGCACGCGCAGGCGCTGTGGAACCGCGGGCTGGCGCTGCACGGGCGCGGGCTCTTGAAGCAGGCGGAGGCGTCCTTCCGCGAAGTGGCGGCGCTGCCGGACCAGGACGAGGGCTGGAAGCAGGAGGCCGAGGCCCGGGCGAACGACCTGCGCAACAAGCGCGAGTCGGAAGGCGCGCGGTGGCGCCAGCTGGTGAGCGAAGCGTCCGCGCAGCTGTCCGAGGGCAAGGCGGACGTCGCGCAGCTGGTGCAGCAGCCGGCGGTGGCGCGCGAGGCCCTCTACGAGACGGTGCGCACGGCCACCACGCCGGGCGCGGTGACGGCGCTGCTGCCGCTGGCGGCGGAGCTGGACCGGGTGGGTGGCGGCACGGTGCTGCAGGACTACGTCAATGACATGGCGGCGCGTGACTTCGCCGTGCGCGCCCCGCTGGCCCGCGAGTACGCGAAGCTGCTGAAGGGCGAGGGCACGCCGGGCGTGCTGGACACGCTGCGCCGCTCGCAGGAGTGGGACCTCTACTTCGGCGCGCTGGTGCACACGGGTGAGGCGGCGAAGGACGCCGAGGCGCTCCAGGCGCTCCAGCGGTTCGCGTATGGCTCGAGGGACCCGTGGCTGAGCATGCTGGCCGAGCGCGAGCGCGCCCGGAGCGAGGACCTGGCGGGCCGTCAGAGCAGCGCGGAGCAGATGCTGCTGGCCACGCTGCGCTCCTGCGAGGCGCACCGCAAGCTGCTCAACTGCTCGGAAATCTACTGA
- a CDS encoding sensor histidine kinase: protein MRRRGTLRRHAFLLALVVVLSPLLGVMAISGVESLFGDRIQERTEESATLVAEALRTDGVEAARDLAARRAWKYYQRIRVLDAEGTVFLDENRILGHGPRVLFGDVFYGPERAFVLERLDKDWGPPLGRAEVTAALESGRDGSCRASIPGNLFLCASAVKVMGPRGAVQVVLVEGSSRRALQAVSESRRQLLKLVLFTAALGLGLAWWTVRSFVRPVEALRSELLARATEAVPKALSLPAPSRNPLGRPRELGELTDAFNTVLTALGERTRTNEAFLADLAHEFKNPVAAVRACAERLAEPGPLDPARQERLAEALKGSAVRLDSLVTQFLELARAEAGLPNEGREPVDVGEHLDGLVASLRSDPRHEGIRFELTRPSGPLVVQGVPQRLELAFRSLLENAASFAGRDGWVRVTVSAGADVLQVAMTDSGPGIPEADLPRLFNRFFTRRGDRHGTGLGLALARAVVEAHGGRIEVRSPPGAGATFVVGLPLTRGPAAR, encoded by the coding sequence ATGCGGCGGCGCGGGACGTTGCGGAGGCATGCCTTCCTGCTGGCGCTGGTGGTGGTGCTGTCGCCGCTGCTGGGCGTCATGGCCATCAGCGGGGTGGAGTCCCTGTTCGGCGACCGCATCCAGGAGCGGACCGAAGAGAGCGCGACCCTGGTGGCGGAGGCGCTGCGCACGGACGGAGTCGAGGCGGCCCGTGACCTGGCCGCCCGGCGCGCGTGGAAGTACTACCAGCGCATCCGGGTGCTGGACGCCGAGGGGACGGTGTTCCTCGATGAGAACAGGATCCTCGGTCATGGGCCCCGCGTGCTCTTCGGGGACGTCTTCTACGGCCCGGAGCGCGCCTTCGTGCTGGAGCGTCTGGACAAGGACTGGGGGCCACCGCTCGGGCGCGCGGAAGTCACCGCGGCGCTGGAGTCCGGGCGGGACGGCTCCTGCCGGGCCTCCATCCCCGGCAACCTCTTTCTCTGCGCGTCGGCAGTGAAGGTGATGGGGCCGCGTGGCGCGGTGCAGGTGGTCCTGGTGGAGGGCAGCTCGCGCCGCGCGCTCCAGGCCGTCTCCGAGTCGCGGCGGCAGCTCCTCAAGCTGGTGCTCTTCACGGCGGCGCTCGGGCTGGGGCTCGCGTGGTGGACGGTGCGCTCCTTCGTGCGGCCCGTGGAGGCGCTGCGCAGCGAGCTGCTGGCCCGCGCCACCGAGGCCGTGCCGAAGGCGCTCTCCCTGCCCGCACCGTCCCGCAATCCCCTGGGGCGTCCGCGCGAGTTGGGCGAGCTGACCGACGCCTTCAACACCGTGCTGACGGCGCTGGGTGAGCGCACGCGCACCAACGAGGCGTTCCTCGCGGACCTGGCGCATGAGTTCAAGAACCCGGTGGCCGCGGTGCGCGCCTGCGCGGAGCGGCTGGCCGAGCCCGGCCCGCTGGACCCGGCCCGCCAGGAGCGGCTGGCGGAGGCGCTGAAGGGGAGCGCCGTGCGGTTGGACTCGCTCGTCACCCAGTTCCTGGAGCTGGCGCGCGCCGAGGCAGGCCTGCCCAACGAGGGCCGCGAGCCGGTGGACGTGGGCGAGCACCTGGACGGGCTCGTCGCGTCGCTGCGGAGCGACCCGCGCCATGAGGGCATCCGCTTCGAGCTGACGCGGCCGTCGGGCCCGCTCGTCGTCCAGGGTGTGCCGCAGCGACTGGAGCTGGCCTTCCGCAGCCTGCTGGAGAACGCGGCGTCCTTCGCGGGCCGGGACGGCTGGGTGCGCGTCACCGTGAGCGCGGGGGCGGACGTGCTTCAGGTGGCGATGACGGACAGCGGGCCGGGGATTCCAGAGGCGGACCTGCCGCGCCTGTTCAACCGCTTCTTCACGCGCCGGGGAGACCGGCACGGGACGGGCCTGGGGCTGGCCCTGGCGCGCGCGGTGGTGGAGGCGCACGGCGGTCGCATCGAGGTGCGCTCGCCTCCGGGGGCAGGCGCCACCTTCGTGGTGGGCCTGCCCCTCACGCGCGGACCTGCCGCCCGGTAG